The following nucleotide sequence is from Candidatus Methylomirabilota bacterium.
CGACGCCGCGCGCGGGCACATCGAGCAGGCCATCATCGCCGGCCGGCGAATCAGCGAGATGATCTCGCACATGCGGGGGATCACGCGCCTGGAGATCGCCGATCAACCACCGGGGCTCGAGCCGATCCTCGATCTCAAGAAATCCAGCGAAGCCCGCCCGGAGGGCCCAGCCACCTAGACTTAGACTCGTCAGGAGCGGGTCGGGGTGACCGCTGTGCGAGCGGGCTTCGCCCGCGCAGCCTATGGGGTGGTATGGATCGCGGAGGGGGCCGTAACGTCCGCCCCCTCCGATCTACCTAGCGGGCGAAGAGCGCGGGCAGCGTGCGCAGGGCCTCGGCGATGCGGGGCCCGTGCCAGGAGAAGGGCTTGCCGTCCACCAGGTGAATCCGCCCCTCCCGCACGGCCGGGATGTCCGGGTACGGTGCAAAGTCCCGGAGATGGACGGGGCGGAAGCGGAAGGGCTCGTCGGGCAGCACGATCACCTCGGGCCGGCGGGCGGCGACCTCGTCGAGGCTGACTGTCGGATAGCGCTGGGGATGGTCGGCGAAGACGTTGGCGGCGCCGCACACGTGGAGCACGTCGTGGATGTAGGTGTCCCGGTTGATCGTCATGTAGGGATCGCGCCAGATCGCGTAGAAGGCGCGGGCGGGGGCATGCCGCCGCGTCGCCGCGGCGACCTCCGCGTACAGCGTCTGCAGCTCCCCGGCAATCTGGGCCGCCCGCGCCTGCGTGCCCGTCACCTCGCCCAGGTCCGAGACCATCTGGATGGCGTCGGCCACCGTTCTTGGATACGTGACCCACACGGGAATCCCCCAGCCCCGCAGCGTGTCGATGTGCTCCCGGACGTTCTCCTCGATGTTGGCGACGACGAGATCCGGCCGGAGCCCGCGGATCTTCTCGAGATCGGGATTCTTCTCGCCGCCGATACGCGTCTTGGCGCGGACGACGTCGGCGGGCTCGCGGCAGTAGACGGTGACCCCGACCAGGGCATCGGCCAGGCCCAGGGCGCAGAGCGTCTCGGTGGTGCTGGGGATCAGCGAGACCAGGCGTCGCGGCGGCCGGCCCGGCGGGAGCGCGAGCGCGACGCCGGACGCGTCGACGAGCCGGCTCACGCGATGCGGCGGCTCCGGAGGCGCTCGACCAGCGCGATGATCTCGCGCGTCCGCTCGGCGACCTCCTGATCGAGCTTCATGATCTCCTCGCGCGGCGCCTTCCGATCGATGGCATCCTCCAGATTCGTCACCGCCACCCCGAAAATTTTCAACAGCTTTCGCGTGTCATCAGCCATGAAGCAGCCTCCTCAGTTGGTGCCGCCCGCGGGACCAGCCGGGTCCGCCGACCCGTTCGCGCCGCGGACGACGAGGCGCACCGCGGTGTATGAGCCATCGCCACACGGAGACGGCGGCGCCGACCTCGTGGTCGCCGGATCCGGCTGGTCCCGCGGGCGGCATCAGTCCAGCGCGAGCTCCGGGGCGGACTTCCAGAGCGGCTCCCCGTCAGGCTTGAAGTTCTTGGTGTTGAGGAAGTGCATTCCCTGGTGGAGGTTCATCTTGAACTTGCCGCCGCCGTAGCGGGCGCGGATCCAGCTCGTGGGGTCCTCGAGAAACGGCTCCATCTCGCACGCCTCCAGGCGCACCAGCCACTTGAAGCGGATGGTGCCGGCAAAGGGCTCCTGCACCCCGATCGTCGCCGTGAGCTGGGGCCACACCCGGGCGAACTCCTCCAGGAGCTGTCGACGCGTGGGGCGCTCCACGCCCCCGTTGAGGAGATTCCGTCTGAGATAGGGCTCGATCAGCTCCCAGCACCAAGCGGCGATCACGGCGGAGGCGAGTGTATCATGAGGCTGTGAAAAACTTCGAGATCGCGCGGCTCTTCTACGAGATCGCCACGCTCCTCGAGGTGAAGAACGAGAGCGTCTTCCGGATCCGCGCCTACCAGCGCGCCGCCCAGACGCTCGAGACGCTGGCCGAGGACGTCGCGGCGGTGGCCGCGCGCAAAGAGCTGACCAGGCTGCCGGGCATCGGCCGCGATCTCGCCGCCCGCATCGAGGAGTACCTGGCCACCCGCAAGATCGCCCAACTGGAGGCCATGCGCGCCGAGCTGCCCGCGAGCTTCCCCACCCTGCTCGAGGTCCGCGGACTCGGGCCCCGGACGGCCAAGCTCCTCTACGACCGGCTGGGGGTGGACTCCATCGAGCGCCTGGAGGAGATCTGCCGGTCCGGGGAGATCCTCAAAGTGCCGGGCGTCCGCCAGAAGACCTGCGAGAACATCCTCAAGGGCATCGCCATCTGGAAGGCAGGGCAGTCGCGCACCCTGCTCGGCAAGGCACGGCAGATCGCGGCGCGGCTGGTCGAGACGCTCCGCGCCCACGGCGGCGTGGAGCGCATCGAGGTGGCCGGCTCGCTCCGCCGCCTGCGCGAGACGGTCAAGGACATCGACCTCCTCGTCACCTCCACCGATCCCAGCCGGGTCATCAAGACCTTCGTCACCCTGCCCTCCGTCATCGAGGTCGTCGCCCAGGGGGAGACCAAGGCCTCGGTGCGCCACCAGGAGGGCCTCCAGGTGGACCTCCGGGTCGTCGAGCCCGAGACCTTCGGCGCGGCCCTGCAGTACTTCACCGGCTCCAAGGACCACAACGTGCGGGTGCGCGAACTGGCGCGGCGCCAGGGGATGAGCATCAGCGAGTACGGCGTCTTCCAGGAGAAGACGGGCGCGCGGGTCGGCGGCGCCACCGAGGAGGAGGTCTACGCGGCCATCGGACTCGGCTGGATCCCGCCCGAGCTGCGCGAGAACACGGGCGAGATCGAGGCGGCCCGGGCCGGCCGCCTGCCCCCGGTGGTCACCGCCGCCGCGATTCGCGGCGATCTCCACGCCCATACCGACTGGTCGGACGGCCATCACCCGCTGGAGCAGTTGGTCGAGGCGGCCCAGGCCCGCGGCTACGAGTACATCATCGTCTCCGACCACTCCAGGTCGGCGACGGTGGCCGGGGGGCTGACCGAGGACGAGCTGCGCGCCCAGGGCCAGAAGATCCGCGAGCTGCAGCCCCGCTTCAAGATCCGCATCCTGACGGGCAGCGAATGCGATATCCTCGCGGACGGGACGATGGACTTCCCCGACGAGGTGCTGCGCGAGCTGGACATCGTGCTCGCGGCCGTGCACTCCCGCTTCAAACAGACGCGCCAG
It contains:
- the polX gene encoding DNA polymerase/3'-5' exonuclease PolX gives rise to the protein MKNFEIARLFYEIATLLEVKNESVFRIRAYQRAAQTLETLAEDVAAVAARKELTRLPGIGRDLAARIEEYLATRKIAQLEAMRAELPASFPTLLEVRGLGPRTAKLLYDRLGVDSIERLEEICRSGEILKVPGVRQKTCENILKGIAIWKAGQSRTLLGKARQIAARLVETLRAHGGVERIEVAGSLRRLRETVKDIDLLVTSTDPSRVIKTFVTLPSVIEVVAQGETKASVRHQEGLQVDLRVVEPETFGAALQYFTGSKDHNVRVRELARRQGMSISEYGVFQEKTGARVGGATEEEVYAAIGLGWIPPELRENTGEIEAARAGRLPPVVTAAAIRGDLHAHTDWSDGHHPLEQLVEAAQARGYEYIIVSDHSRSATVAGGLTEDELRAQGQKIRELQPRFKIRILTGSECDILADGTMDFPDEVLRELDIVLAAVHSRFKQTRQEMTARIVRALENPHVDILAHPTGRLIGTRDPYDVDLEAVFAAARRHGKAIEINSSPERMDLADVHARRAGELGIPIAVNTDTHYLSNLDNLELGLGIARRAWIGPAQVLNARPLADLLAWASRGR
- a CDS encoding cobalamin-binding protein, which codes for MSRLVDASGVALALPPGRPPRRLVSLIPSTTETLCALGLADALVGVTVYCREPADVVRAKTRIGGEKNPDLEKIRGLRPDLVVANIEENVREHIDTLRGWGIPVWVTYPRTVADAIQMVSDLGEVTGTQARAAQIAGELQTLYAEVAAATRRHAPARAFYAIWRDPYMTINRDTYIHDVLHVCGAANVFADHPQRYPTVSLDEVAARRPEVIVLPDEPFRFRPVHLRDFAPYPDIPAVREGRIHLVDGKPFSWHGPRIAEALRTLPALFAR